A single window of Hylaeus volcanicus isolate JK05 chromosome 8, UHH_iyHylVolc1.0_haploid, whole genome shotgun sequence DNA harbors:
- the LOC128880807 gene encoding mannose-1-phosphate guanyltransferase alpha-A, producing the protein MILKSVILIGGPLKGTRFRPLSLDIPKPLFPVAGLPVIQHHIEACSKVENLSEILIIGSYLASDLSQFIQEMTSMYGITIRYLQEFMPLGTAGGIYHFRDQIRSGSPTYFFVMNGDVCADFPLQEIVEFHTKKQALLTIMATEATRQQSLNYGCMVLGKEGEVAHYVEKPSTFVSTLINCGIYLASPDISQVMADAFYAGQQQENFTQFNGNGRDPGYISFEQDILTRLAGTGRLFALPVLRWWSQVKTAGSAIYANRHYLALYKKTHLNRLSPTTSELCHIIGDVYIHPSATVDSTAVLGPNVSIGPNAIIARGVRIKESIILADARIQAHSIVLHSIVGKSSYVGEWARIEGTPCDPNPDKPFAKMENLPLFNTNGKLNPSITILGTSVRLAAEKILLNSIVLPHKELTRNFKNEIIL; encoded by the exons atgatattgaaaTCTGTTATATTAATCGGAGGTCCTTTAAAAG GAACTAGATTTAGACCCCTTTCTTTGGACATACCGAAGCCACTGTTTCCAGTTGCTGGACTACCAGTGATACAACACCATATAGAAGCTTGTTCAAAGGTGGAGAATCttagtgaaatattaataattggaTCATATCTTGCAAGCGATTTGTCtcaatttattcaagaaaTGACGAGTATGTATGGTATAACCATCAGGTATCTTCAAGAATTTATGCCACTAGGAACCGCAGGGGGGATTTATCATTTCCGTGATCAAATACGATCAGGTTCTCCTACGTACTTTTTTGTAATGAACGGCGATGTATGCGCCGATTTTCCTTTGCAAGAAATAGTTGAATTTCATACAAAGAAACAGGCATTGCTTACTATTATGGCTACTGAAGCGACAAGACAGCAGTCCTTGAATTATGGATGTATGGTGCTTGGGAAAGAAGGAGAAGTCGCTCACTATGTAGAGAAGCCGTCGACATTTGTTTCAACCCTAATCAACTGTGGAATATATCTTGCTTCGCCAGATATCTCCCAAGTTATGGCAGATGCTTTTTACGCTGGTCAACAACAGGAAAACTTTAC TCAATTTAACGGTAACGGTAGAGACCCAGGTTACATATCTTTCGAGCAAGATATATTAACACGATTGGCGGGAACAGGACGCTTATTCGCGTTGCCTGTTCTAAGGTGGTGGTCACAAGTTAAAACAGCAGGTTCCGCCATATATGCTAACCGTCACTATTTAGCTCTTTACAAGAAAACTCATCTAAATCGTCTATCTCCTACAACTAGCGAACTTTGTCATATTATTGGCGATGTTTACATTCATCCTTCGGCCACTGTAGACTCAACAGCAGtg ttGGGTCCAAATGTGAGCATAGGTCCGAACGCTATCATTGCCCGTGGCGTTAGAATTAAAGAGTCAATTATATTAGCAGATGCTCGTATTCAAGCACATTCCATTGTTTTACATAGTATAGTGGGAAAGAGCAGCTACGTAGGAGAATGGGCGCGTATAGAGGGAACTCCATGCGACCCCAATCCTGACAAgccatttgcaaaaatggaaaatttgcCTCTGTTTAACACCAATGGGAAGCTAAACCCTTCTATAACAATCCTTG GCACAAGTGTACGTTTGGCGGCtgagaaaattttattgaattctaTTGTTTTACCGCACAAAGAGCTTACAAGGAATtttaagaatgaaattattctttaa
- the LOC128880805 gene encoding uncharacterized protein LOC128880805 yields the protein MAQHLQTQHQHEFLPLCDVLFNIISLASYFCDVVFDFAMVYALAHHSVAPPILFPLSIVLIATSLIISQIISVRWYLWGARGRLTGKNITDCNIDEKKENGNWAIWCVLLLHSTQVGVLWRYFKLFIPVNLTYVKHEVRELCVLRLIHAFCEAAPMLLLQLYLLSIGVSNESSADVGKEKENENREGDKLAKLTAVSAGLSLWSVCWAVASFSKGAARLRNLERLVLTWLGVLAQLAWRLGTVSARVGVLVAYASLYGGQWLLIVMALHWLSMLMWLLLTPDGLFHGGEHLPVLRKTFLASLLAFVYIFAYVNLHETNHRQKMVIFYTVMFLENSLLIGVWIVGVNRSDLLPHQHHPNPVTLVLTLLALFFGGMFFMGLYYRFFHVRRLRYEAGGRMTASNLTTLPNQDNLEEKQIEYTENKKVNISVGMRRVKLSNGGIPGVFNCRFANPTVVNPNRKKKKPTTFVPPPPPQSQTGAVAASMNAVGDSKQWLGMNSSSRQLIPFWKKSLTSSAIQNDHPNEQKTGDAGTGSSLSVNLIREKLQEKKQQQLRELQAIQEEIKEGKLFPPPSASASSFSSSPASNQQPPPNMKLHTSPSSPLFASSPSVLDQNGGVTLSSWPPVKMHCLLPPPPSSSYYPNVHPSNSWRTTQRERADTPEILLAPRCLPHHYSHWAPSTHVNHRLRSNQNEGEESSKGEGEVDGEISDMEGSQVSLPRSYTLPREFKYNHPNSAARERERRVGNNKVTASRFYLPSTNSSDGDVDSADNEDETDSEMQFRMKNNYGYNNHCGTQQQQQQQRYAFEDNTNNKTEFLHSNPDSTAATIISGNSYLNNSQGLLRPSQFFRNRVKHETKL from the exons ATGGCCCAGCATCTGCAGACACAGCATCAGCACGAATTTTTACCATTGTGCGATGTATTGTTTAACATAATTTCTCTAGCGTCGTACTTCTGCGACGTTGTCTTTGATTTTGCAATGGTATACGCGCTCGCGCATCATTCTGTAGCTCCTCcgattctttttcctttgAGTATTGTTCTTATAGCGACATCGTTAATTATCTCTCAG aTCATTAGTGTACGATGGTATTTATGGGGTGCTAGAGGAAGACTAACCggtaaaaatattacagatTGTAATATcgacgagaaaaaggaaaatggaaattggGCGATATGGTGCGTTTTATTACTGCATTCGACTCAAGTCGGCGTATTATGGAgatactttaaattatttattccagtTAATTTAACTTATGTTAAACACGAG GTGAGAGAACTTTGTGTATTACGTCTTATTCATGCATTCTGCGAAGCTGCTCCGATGTTACTCTTgcaattatatctattatCGATCGGAGTTAGCAACGAGTCAAGCGCAGATGTtgggaaagaaaaggaaaacgaaaacAGAGAGGGCGACAAATTAGCAAAGCTAACCGCGGTATCCGCTGGACTCTCTCTGTGGAGCGTGTGTTGGGCAGTAGCTAGTTTTAGCAAAGGTGCAGCACGTCTGCGTAACTTAGAACGTTTGGTGTTGACATGGCTAGGTGTGCTGGCACAACTAGCGTGGCGGCTAGGGACTGTAAGCGCTAGAGTAGGAGTATTGGTAGCTTATGCTTCGCTCTATGGTGGACAATGGCTGTTAATCGTAATGGCTCTTCATTGGTTGTCGATGTTGATGTGGTTATTACTCACTCCTGATGGTCTTTTTCACGGCGGTGAACATTTGCCTGTGTTAAGAAAAACGTTTCTGGCTTCGCTTCTTgcatttgtttacatatttgcATATGTAAATTTACATGAAACGAATCATCGTCAAAAAATG GTAATTTTTTACACGGTAATGTTTTTGGAAAACAGTTTGCTCATCGGTGTATGGATAGTAGGTGTTAATAGAAGCGATCTTCTTCCACATCAACATCATCCGAACCCTGTAACTCTAGTACTCACACTCTTAGCTTTATTTTTTGGTGGTATGTTTTTCATGGGCCTTTATTACAG GTTTTTTCATGTAAGAAGATTGAGGTACGAAGCCGGTGGCAGAATGACAGCTTCGAATCTCACGACGTTACCAAATCAg gACAATCTGGAGGAGAAACAAATAGAATatacagaaaacaaaaaagtaaacataaGCGTAGGAATGAGAAGAGTGAAATTGAGCAACGGTGGAATACCAGGGGTGTTTAATTGTCGTTTCGCAAATCCAACGGTAGTAAATCCaaatcgaaaaaagaaaaagccaACTACGTTTGTACCTCCTCCGCCACCGCAATCTCAAACAGGAGCAGTAGCAGCTTCTATGAACGCGGTAGGAGACTCGAAACAGTGGCTTGGCATGAACAGTAGTTCACGTCAATTAATACCATTTTGGAAGAAATCCCTAACGTCTAGTGCGATACAG AATGATCATCCGAACGAACAAAAGACAGGAGATGCTGGAACTGGTAGTTCCCTAAGCGTTAATCTGATAAGAGAGAaacttcaagaaaaaaaacaacagcAACTAAGAGAATTACAGGCTATACAAGAAGAGATTAAAGAAGGAAAATTATTCCCTCCACCCTCGGCATCAGCGTCGTCATTTTCGTCGTCGCCTGCGTCAAATCAACAACCACCGCCTAACATGAAGTTGCACACTTCTCCTAGTTCTCCTTTATTCGCGTCTTCTCCATCTGTACTCGATCAAAATGGAGGAGTAACGTTATCCTCGTGGCCACCAGTAAAAATGCATTGTCTCTTACCTCCGCCACCATCTTCTTCTTATTATCCAAACGTTCATCCCTCGAATTCTTGGAGGACGACGCAGAGAGAAAGGGCGGATACGCCGGAAATTTTACTTGCGCCACGATGCCTCCCTCATCATTATTCCCATTGGGCACCATCCACCCACGTTAATCACAG ATTACGTTCAAATCAAAACGAAGGAGAAGAGAGTTCTAAGGGCGAGGGAGAAGTAGACGGAGAAATTAGCGATATGGAAGGTAGTCAAGTATCGTTGCCTCGAAGTTATACGCTTCCTCGTGAATTTAAGTATAATCATCCAAATAGTGCTGCCAGAGAACGAGAGCGACGCGTAGGAAACAATAAGGTCACAGCCTCGCGTTTCTATTTACCCTCTACCAATAGTTCCGACG GAGATGTAGATAGTGCGGATAACGAAGATGAGACGGATTCCGAAATGCAGTTTCGTATGAAAAACAATTACGGATATAATAATCATTGTGGGAcacaacaacagcaacagcagcaacgaTACGCGTTCGAAGATAACACAAACAACAAAACTGAGTTTTTACACTCTAATCCGGATTCTACGGCAGCTACTATAATTTCTGGAAACTCTTACCTAAATAATTCCCAAGGACTGCTGCGACCGAGTCAGTTCTTCAGAAACAGGGTTAAACACGAAACGAAGCTTTGA